One Clavibacter zhangzhiyongii genomic region harbors:
- the gcvH gene encoding glycine cleavage system protein GcvH, whose product MTDQTSLQYTAEHEWVQVDGDVATVGITAYAADKLGDVVFVELPAVGDELSGGEVVGEIESTKSVGELFAPIDGTVTEVNDDVVASPDLVNSDPFGAGWLVKVRFEALPALLSHDEYVALVGE is encoded by the coding sequence ATGACCGATCAGACCAGCCTCCAGTACACCGCCGAGCACGAGTGGGTGCAGGTCGACGGCGACGTCGCGACCGTCGGCATCACGGCCTACGCGGCCGACAAGCTCGGCGACGTCGTCTTCGTCGAGCTGCCCGCGGTGGGCGACGAGCTCTCCGGCGGCGAGGTCGTCGGCGAGATCGAGTCGACCAAGTCGGTCGGCGAGCTCTTCGCGCCCATCGACGGCACCGTCACCGAGGTCAACGACGACGTCGTGGCCTCGCCCGACCTCGTCAACAGCGACCCGTTCGGCGCCGGCTGGCTCGTGAAGGTGCGCTTCGAGGCCCTCCCCGCGCTCCTCAGCCACGACGAGTACGTCGCGCTGGTGGGCGAGTGA
- a CDS encoding ABC transporter permease, with the protein MLTFVLRRLVASFFVLLGASFIIYNLAANSGDPLGDLRENPSPNRDALIAARVDLLDLDVPSPLRYFLWLGGVFKVFIGQIDLGKAIDGREVNDLIANAAGQTIQLVTIATLIAVIIGVSIGMTTALRQYSGYDYTVTFASFLFFSLPIFFVAVLLKQYVAIGFNDFLVNPSIPPVLIVVLSLVSGFVWMSIIGGDPKPRLVVFGSATVITAAVLIYLLATDWFTRPGLGIVLIAALGALIAVLITSLSTGLRNRRAFYSALAMAALGAALWYPLQYVLTVSAPWWITIVLIVAFVVVGVVVGYLVGQNDKPIVARGAGITGGLVALLIIIDRVMQVWPDYVTNTRGRPIATVGAVTPGLNGSVWQGMLDSYTHLLLPTIAILLISVASYSRYSRASLLEVMNQDYVRTARAKGLTERTVIMRHAFRNAMIPVATVIAFDVGSLIGGAVITETIFAWKGMGSVFQDALRTTDLNPLMGFILVTSILTVIFNMLADILYSVLDPRIRVS; encoded by the coding sequence GTGCTTACCTTCGTCTTGAGACGCCTCGTCGCGTCGTTCTTCGTCCTCCTGGGCGCCAGCTTCATCATCTACAACCTGGCGGCCAACTCGGGTGATCCGCTCGGGGACCTGCGGGAGAACCCGTCGCCCAACCGCGACGCGCTCATCGCGGCCCGGGTCGACCTCCTCGACCTCGACGTCCCCTCGCCGCTGCGCTACTTCCTGTGGCTGGGCGGCGTGTTCAAGGTGTTCATCGGCCAGATCGACCTCGGCAAGGCCATCGACGGCCGCGAAGTCAACGACCTCATCGCCAACGCCGCGGGCCAGACGATCCAGCTGGTGACGATCGCCACCCTCATCGCCGTGATCATCGGCGTCTCGATCGGCATGACGACCGCGCTCCGCCAGTACAGCGGGTACGACTACACGGTCACCTTCGCGTCGTTCCTCTTCTTCTCCCTGCCGATCTTCTTCGTCGCCGTGCTCCTCAAGCAGTACGTCGCCATCGGCTTCAACGACTTCCTCGTGAACCCGTCGATCCCACCGGTCCTCATCGTGGTGCTGTCGCTCGTCTCGGGCTTCGTCTGGATGAGCATCATCGGCGGCGACCCGAAGCCGCGACTCGTCGTCTTCGGCTCCGCGACGGTCATCACGGCGGCGGTGCTCATCTACCTGCTCGCGACGGACTGGTTCACGCGACCCGGTCTCGGCATCGTGCTCATCGCGGCCCTCGGCGCCCTGATCGCCGTGCTCATCACGTCGCTCTCGACGGGACTGCGCAACCGTCGCGCGTTCTACTCGGCGCTCGCCATGGCCGCCCTCGGCGCCGCGCTCTGGTACCCGCTGCAGTACGTGCTCACCGTCTCCGCCCCGTGGTGGATCACCATCGTGCTCATCGTCGCATTCGTCGTCGTCGGCGTGGTCGTGGGCTACCTGGTCGGCCAGAACGACAAGCCCATCGTCGCGCGCGGCGCCGGCATCACCGGCGGGCTCGTCGCGCTGCTGATCATCATCGACCGCGTCATGCAGGTGTGGCCCGACTACGTGACCAACACGCGCGGCCGCCCCATCGCGACCGTCGGCGCCGTCACCCCGGGCCTCAACGGCTCCGTCTGGCAGGGCATGCTCGACAGCTACACGCACCTCCTGCTGCCGACCATCGCGATCCTGCTCATCTCCGTCGCGAGCTACTCGCGGTACTCGCGGGCGAGCCTCCTCGAGGTGATGAACCAGGACTACGTGCGCACCGCGCGGGCCAAGGGCCTCACCGAGCGCACCGTGATCATGCGCCACGCCTTCCGCAACGCGATGATCCCCGTCGCCACCGTCATCGCCTTCGACGTGGGATCGCTGATCGGCGGTGCCGTGATCACGGAGACGATCTTCGCGTGGAAGGGGATGGGATCCGTGTTCCAGGACGCGCTCCGCACCACCGACCTCAATCCGCTGATGGGCTTCATCCTGGTCACCAGCATCCTGACCGTCATCTTCAACATGCTGGCCGACATCCTCTACTCGGTCCTCGATCCTCGAATCCGGGTGAGCTGA
- a CDS encoding solute symporter family protein, whose translation MATTPTTDTGDPVLNISIFGAFVVITLVIVFRASRNNSTAADYYAAGRSFTGPQNGTAIAGDYLSAASFLGIVGAIAINGYDGFLYSIGFLVAWLVALLLVAELMRNTGKFTMADVLSFRLKQRPVRLAAATTTLAVCFFYLLAQMAGAGGLVSLLLGIDDRLGQSLVIAVVGALMIVYVLVGGMKGTTWVQIIKACLLIAGAAVMTVWVLAIHGFNVSELLGAAAAAADKPVLEPGNQYGATGITKLDFLSLALALVLGTAGLPHVLMRFYTVPTAKEARRSVVWAIWLIGIFYLFTLVLGYGAGALLGSERILAAPGGVNSAAPLLALELGGPILLGIIAAVAFATILAVVAGLTITAAASFAHDVYGSVIKKGQVSANGEVRVARITVVVIGIVSILAGIGANGQNVAFLVALAFAVAASANLPTILYSLYWRRFSTRGAVLSMYGGLGTALVLIAFSPVVSGAETSMIPGADFSWFPLSNPGIVSIPVGFLLGWIGTVTSTRKEDPLVAAEMDVRSLTGHGAEKATEH comes from the coding sequence ATGGCGACGACGCCCACGACCGACACGGGCGATCCCGTCCTCAACATCTCGATCTTCGGCGCGTTCGTGGTGATCACCCTCGTGATCGTCTTCCGCGCGAGCCGGAACAACTCGACGGCCGCCGACTACTACGCGGCCGGCCGCTCCTTCACCGGGCCGCAGAACGGCACCGCGATCGCGGGCGACTACCTCTCGGCGGCCTCGTTCCTCGGGATCGTGGGCGCCATCGCCATCAACGGGTACGACGGGTTCCTCTACTCCATCGGGTTCCTGGTGGCCTGGCTCGTGGCGCTGCTGCTGGTGGCCGAGCTCATGCGCAACACGGGCAAGTTCACGATGGCCGACGTGCTGAGCTTCCGGCTGAAGCAGCGGCCCGTGCGGCTCGCGGCGGCGACCACGACGCTCGCGGTCTGCTTCTTCTACCTGCTGGCGCAGATGGCCGGCGCCGGCGGGCTCGTCTCGCTGCTGCTCGGGATCGACGACCGGCTCGGGCAGTCGCTCGTGATCGCCGTGGTCGGCGCGCTCATGATCGTCTACGTGCTCGTCGGCGGGATGAAGGGCACGACCTGGGTGCAGATCATCAAGGCGTGCCTCCTGATCGCGGGCGCCGCCGTGATGACCGTGTGGGTGCTCGCGATCCACGGGTTCAACGTGTCGGAGCTGCTGGGCGCGGCGGCCGCCGCGGCCGACAAGCCCGTGCTCGAGCCCGGCAACCAGTACGGGGCCACGGGGATCACGAAGCTCGACTTCCTGTCGCTCGCGCTCGCGCTGGTGCTCGGCACCGCGGGACTCCCCCACGTGCTCATGCGCTTCTACACGGTGCCGACGGCGAAGGAGGCGAGGCGCAGCGTCGTCTGGGCGATCTGGCTCATCGGGATCTTCTACCTCTTCACCCTGGTGCTCGGGTACGGCGCGGGCGCGCTGCTCGGGAGCGAGCGGATCCTCGCGGCCCCCGGCGGCGTGAACTCCGCCGCGCCGCTGCTGGCGCTCGAGCTCGGCGGGCCGATCCTGCTGGGCATCATCGCGGCGGTCGCGTTCGCGACGATCCTCGCGGTGGTCGCGGGGCTCACCATCACGGCGGCGGCGTCCTTCGCGCACGACGTGTACGGCAGCGTCATCAAGAAGGGCCAGGTCTCCGCCAACGGCGAGGTGCGGGTCGCGCGGATCACGGTGGTCGTGATCGGGATCGTGTCGATCCTCGCGGGCATCGGCGCCAACGGGCAGAACGTGGCGTTCCTCGTGGCGCTCGCGTTCGCGGTCGCGGCGAGCGCGAACCTGCCCACCATCCTGTACTCCCTCTACTGGCGGCGGTTCTCCACGCGGGGCGCCGTGCTCAGCATGTACGGCGGGCTCGGGACGGCGCTCGTGCTGATCGCGTTCTCGCCCGTGGTGTCGGGCGCGGAGACGTCGATGATCCCGGGGGCCGACTTCTCGTGGTTCCCGCTGAGCAACCCGGGGATCGTGTCGATCCCCGTCGGGTTCCTGCTCGGCTGGATCGGGACGGTGACGTCGACGCGCAAGGAGGACCCGCTCGTCGCGGCCGAGATGGACGTGCGGTCGCTCACCGGGCACGGCGCGGAGAAGGCGACGGAGCACTAG
- a CDS encoding ABC transporter family substrate-binding protein has protein sequence MKIRRLAAAGAVIVSGALVLSGCSAPAQQSEVIAGTEITVAWNDPFLEYNNASATGNATANTNIVYLTNQSFNYYDDVPSLQKNTDFGTYEKVSDDPLVVKFTINEGVKWSDGTPVDAADMLLNWAANTTNVNTASTDDVTTNEDGTVSTGDDQVFFNSGAVPDTRLGLVTKTPEIGDDGRSLTYTYDQPYVDWEIATGNGVGVSAHGTTQLAFPDENLSGEDAKKKLITAIQDKDASVLAPVSKVWNDGYRYSDMPTEPQKTLSDGAYTITDLKADQYITLTANKEYTGDRKPKYEKITVRFISDPQAQIQALSNGEVQIASGQPTADLLQQVQGLSGIEYKGQAEGTYEHVDLQVTNGGPFDPAKYGGDAEKAKLVRQAFFKTLPREEILDKLIKPLQEDAELRNSNVYVPGTPDYEASVEENGYKDQKVDIEGAKADLAKAGVTGTIDARVIYGQGNTRRQQEFELMRQSASQAGFNLIDVNSATWGADLSSKTDSYDIALFGWQSVSLGVGESGPNYQTGGINNYYGWSNPEVDSLFKQLDTETDKDKQRELVIQAETIIQQQGWTTPIFQFPGLTAWSDTVTGVKPAFLSPTYFWNYWEWAPADSAAE, from the coding sequence TTGAAAATCAGACGCCTTGCAGCGGCTGGTGCCGTCATCGTCTCCGGTGCCCTCGTACTCAGCGGCTGCTCTGCGCCCGCTCAGCAGTCCGAGGTCATCGCCGGCACTGAGATCACCGTGGCCTGGAACGACCCGTTCCTCGAGTACAACAACGCGTCGGCGACCGGCAACGCCACCGCCAACACGAACATCGTGTACCTGACGAACCAGTCCTTCAACTACTACGACGACGTCCCGTCGCTCCAGAAGAACACCGACTTCGGCACCTACGAGAAGGTCTCCGACGACCCGCTCGTGGTCAAGTTCACGATCAACGAGGGCGTCAAGTGGAGCGACGGCACGCCCGTCGACGCCGCGGACATGCTGCTCAACTGGGCCGCGAACACGACCAACGTCAACACGGCCTCGACCGACGACGTCACCACGAACGAGGACGGCACCGTCTCCACCGGCGACGACCAGGTCTTCTTCAACTCCGGCGCCGTGCCCGACACCCGCCTCGGACTGGTCACCAAGACCCCCGAGATCGGCGACGACGGCCGCAGCCTCACCTACACGTACGACCAGCCGTACGTCGACTGGGAGATCGCGACCGGCAACGGCGTCGGCGTCTCGGCCCACGGCACCACGCAGCTCGCCTTCCCCGACGAGAACCTGTCGGGTGAGGACGCGAAGAAGAAGCTCATCACGGCGATCCAGGACAAGGACGCCAGCGTCCTCGCCCCGGTCTCCAAGGTCTGGAACGACGGCTACCGCTACTCGGACATGCCGACGGAGCCGCAGAAGACCCTGAGCGACGGCGCCTACACGATCACCGACCTCAAGGCCGACCAGTACATCACCCTGACGGCCAACAAGGAGTACACCGGCGACCGGAAGCCGAAGTACGAGAAGATCACGGTCCGCTTCATCTCGGACCCGCAGGCGCAGATCCAGGCCCTCTCCAACGGCGAGGTCCAGATCGCATCCGGTCAGCCCACGGCCGACCTCCTCCAGCAGGTCCAGGGACTCAGCGGCATCGAGTACAAGGGCCAGGCCGAGGGCACGTACGAGCACGTCGACCTCCAGGTCACCAACGGCGGCCCGTTCGACCCCGCGAAGTACGGCGGCGACGCCGAGAAGGCGAAGCTCGTCCGCCAGGCGTTCTTCAAGACGCTGCCGCGCGAGGAGATCCTCGACAAGCTGATCAAGCCCCTCCAGGAGGACGCGGAGCTCCGCAACTCGAACGTCTACGTGCCCGGCACGCCGGACTACGAGGCCTCGGTCGAGGAGAACGGCTACAAGGACCAGAAGGTTGACATCGAGGGCGCCAAGGCGGACCTCGCGAAGGCCGGCGTCACGGGCACGATCGACGCCCGCGTCATCTACGGCCAGGGCAACACCCGTCGCCAGCAGGAGTTCGAGCTCATGCGCCAGTCGGCCAGCCAGGCCGGCTTCAACCTCATCGACGTGAACAGCGCGACGTGGGGCGCCGACCTCTCCAGCAAGACCGACTCGTACGACATCGCCCTCTTCGGATGGCAGTCGGTGAGCCTCGGCGTCGGCGAGTCCGGCCCGAACTACCAGACCGGCGGCATCAACAACTACTACGGCTGGTCGAACCCCGAGGTCGACTCGCTGTTCAAGCAGCTGGACACGGAGACCGACAAGGACAAGCAGCGCGAGCTGGTCATCCAGGCCGAGACCATCATCCAGCAGCAGGGCTGGACGACGCCGATCTTCCAGTTCCCGGGCCTCACCGCCTGGAGCGACACCGTCACGGGCGTCAAGCCGGCGTTCCTGTCGCCGACCTACTTCTGGAACTACTGGGAGTGGGCCCCGGCGGACAGCGCCGCCGAATAG
- a CDS encoding DUF485 domain-containing protein, translated as MGDAAHPTGDPRPAVDYREVEDSARFRELKRAHRGFVFPLAVAFLVWYFAFVLLSDYAHEFMSTPVIGNVNLGILLGLGQFVTTFAITTWYVSRANSRFDPIAAEIRADLEERERVALDGPRGSTPPRRRKGGRR; from the coding sequence ATGGGCGACGCCGCTCATCCGACCGGGGACCCCCGGCCGGCCGTCGACTACCGGGAGGTCGAGGACTCGGCCAGGTTCCGGGAGCTGAAGCGCGCGCATCGCGGCTTCGTCTTCCCGCTGGCCGTGGCGTTCCTCGTCTGGTACTTCGCGTTCGTGCTGCTGTCGGACTACGCGCACGAGTTCATGTCCACGCCCGTGATCGGGAACGTGAACCTCGGGATCCTGCTGGGGCTCGGGCAGTTCGTGACGACCTTCGCGATCACCACCTGGTACGTGAGCCGGGCCAACTCGCGCTTCGACCCCATCGCCGCGGAGATCCGCGCCGACCTGGAGGAGCGGGAGCGGGTCGCGCTCGACGGGCCGCGCGGGTCCACGCCGCCGAGGCGCCGGAAGGGGGGCCGGCGGTGA
- a CDS encoding CPBP family intramembrane glutamic endopeptidase: MPDAPSPAVARPAALRPAARRRIRIEVAIVLGLSLGASAVYSVLRIVDLSTRPEALGSQSATINRSLNDRQVFDLLYQLLDVATALVPVALVLFLLWQPGRSAFRRIGLDLSRPGRDVAAGFGLAALIGVPGLGLYLAGRALGITVDVVPTALDSYWWTVPVLVLVALRAALQEEVIVVGYLFTRLGQLGWGRGRLGMWSVILVAAVLRGSYHLYQGYGPFLGNVVMGVVFGWCYVRFGRTAPLVVAHLILDVVSFVGYPVALALLPGVFA; this comes from the coding sequence GTGCCCGACGCCCCCTCCCCCGCCGTCGCCCGACCGGCGGCGCTGCGCCCCGCCGCCCGCCGACGCATCCGGATCGAGGTCGCGATCGTGCTCGGGCTCTCGCTCGGCGCGAGCGCGGTGTACTCGGTGCTGCGGATCGTCGACCTCTCGACGCGACCGGAGGCGCTCGGCTCGCAGAGCGCCACCATCAACCGGAGCCTGAACGACCGGCAGGTGTTCGACCTCCTGTACCAGCTCCTCGACGTCGCCACGGCCCTCGTGCCGGTGGCGCTCGTGCTCTTCCTGCTCTGGCAGCCGGGCCGCAGCGCGTTCCGGCGCATCGGGCTCGACCTCTCCCGGCCGGGGCGCGACGTCGCCGCCGGCTTCGGGCTGGCGGCGCTCATCGGGGTGCCGGGGCTCGGGCTCTACCTCGCCGGGCGCGCGCTCGGGATCACGGTCGACGTGGTGCCGACCGCGCTCGACTCGTACTGGTGGACCGTGCCGGTGCTCGTGCTCGTCGCCCTGCGAGCGGCGCTGCAGGAGGAGGTGATCGTGGTCGGCTACCTCTTCACCCGGCTCGGTCAGCTCGGGTGGGGGCGCGGCCGGCTGGGCATGTGGAGCGTGATCCTCGTGGCGGCCGTGCTGCGCGGGAGCTACCACCTCTACCAGGGCTACGGGCCGTTCCTCGGGAACGTCGTGATGGGCGTCGTGTTCGGCTGGTGCTACGTGCGGTTCGGCAGGACGGCGCCGCTCGTGGTGGCCCACCTGATCCTCGACGTCGTGAGCTTCGTGGGCTACCCGGTCGCGCTGGCGCTGCTTCCCGGGGTGTTCGCGTGA
- the gcvP gene encoding aminomethyl-transferring glycine dehydrogenase, with protein MTAVDAGTRPAAPAPVSAPDIAEESSAFAPGAFGARHIGIDSEARATMLGVLGHDSIPSLLAKAVPESIQVDRFRTEGDSVLPEAATERDALAELRRIAGRNRVRTSMIGLGYHDTITPAVITRNVLENPSWYTAYTPYQPEISQGRLEALINFQTMVAELSGLATANASMLDEATAVVEGMLLARRASKAKTPVFLIDADALPQTRALLDSRAAALGIELVAHDLATVDPAELPDAFGAFIEYPGASGRIWDPSAVIARVHEAGGLAVVAADLLALTVITSPGELGADIAVGTSQRFGVPMGFGGPHAGYLAVRAGLERQMPGRLVGVSQDAAGHPAYRLSLQTREQHIRREKATSNICTAQVLLAVMASMYAVYHGPKGLRVIARQANRGARRLVRSLASVGVEPVHAAFFDTVRVAVPGRADEILAAAADGGVNLLRVDADTLGFSVDEATRPEDLAVVARAFGAELAEDEGASGDLSSIPEASIRTSEYLTHAVFSTHRSETGMMRYLKRLSDKDYALDRGMIPLGSCTMKLNAATEMEAVTWPEFQAIHPFAPADDVEGYLELVLQLETWLADVTGYDTVSLQPNAGSQGELAGLLAIRGYHLANGDDARNVCLIPQSAHGTNAASAVLAGMRVVVVACDELGNVDLDDLRAKIAAHRDELAGLMITYPSTHGVYEHEVGAICEAVHEAGGQVYVDGANLNALLGFARFGDFGGDVSHLNLHKTFCIPHGGGGPGVGPVAAKAHLAPFLPGHPQAQRNVHALVQGGVVSTIEHGGAPVSAAPYGSPSILPISWAYVRMMGAEGLKQATGAAVLSANYIAARLRDHYPVLYAGEDGLVAHECILDLRPLTAATGVTVDDVAKRLVDYGFHAPTMSFPVPGTLMVEPTESEDLAEVERFIAAMIGIKQEADSVAAGEWPADDNPLRNAPHTAESVIAGEWTHAYTRERAVYPVSTLVRDKYWPPVRRIDQAYGDRNLFCACPPPEAFA; from the coding sequence GTGACCGCCGTCGACGCCGGCACGCGCCCGGCCGCTCCCGCCCCCGTCTCCGCGCCCGACATCGCGGAGGAGTCCTCCGCCTTCGCGCCCGGCGCGTTCGGCGCCCGCCACATCGGCATCGACTCCGAGGCCCGCGCCACCATGCTCGGCGTCCTCGGCCACGACTCCATCCCGTCGCTCCTCGCGAAGGCCGTGCCCGAGTCGATCCAGGTCGACCGCTTCCGCACCGAGGGCGACTCCGTGCTGCCCGAGGCCGCGACCGAGCGCGACGCCCTCGCCGAGCTCCGCCGCATCGCGGGCCGCAACCGCGTGCGCACGTCGATGATCGGCCTCGGCTACCACGACACGATCACGCCCGCGGTCATCACCCGCAACGTGCTCGAGAACCCGAGCTGGTACACGGCCTACACGCCGTACCAGCCGGAGATCTCGCAGGGCCGCCTCGAGGCGCTCATCAACTTCCAGACGATGGTGGCCGAGCTCTCGGGCCTCGCGACCGCGAACGCGTCCATGCTCGACGAGGCCACGGCCGTCGTCGAGGGCATGCTGCTCGCGCGCCGCGCCTCCAAGGCGAAGACGCCCGTGTTCCTCATCGACGCCGACGCCCTGCCGCAGACGCGCGCGCTCCTCGACAGCCGCGCCGCGGCGCTCGGCATCGAGCTGGTCGCGCACGACCTCGCCACGGTGGATCCCGCGGAGCTGCCCGACGCGTTCGGCGCCTTCATCGAGTACCCGGGCGCCTCCGGCCGCATCTGGGACCCGAGCGCCGTCATCGCGCGCGTGCACGAGGCGGGCGGCCTCGCGGTCGTCGCGGCCGACCTGCTCGCGCTCACGGTGATCACCTCGCCGGGCGAGCTCGGCGCGGACATCGCGGTCGGCACGTCGCAGCGCTTCGGCGTGCCCATGGGCTTCGGCGGCCCGCACGCCGGCTACCTCGCCGTGCGCGCCGGCCTCGAGCGGCAGATGCCCGGCCGCCTCGTGGGCGTCAGCCAGGACGCGGCCGGCCACCCCGCCTACCGCCTCTCGCTGCAGACGCGCGAGCAGCACATCCGCCGCGAGAAGGCCACGAGCAACATCTGCACGGCGCAGGTGCTCCTCGCGGTCATGGCCTCGATGTACGCGGTGTACCACGGGCCGAAGGGCCTCCGCGTGATCGCGCGCCAGGCGAACCGGGGCGCCCGCCGCCTCGTCCGCTCGCTCGCGTCCGTCGGCGTCGAGCCGGTCCACGCCGCGTTCTTCGACACCGTCCGCGTCGCCGTGCCGGGACGCGCCGACGAGATCCTCGCGGCCGCCGCGGACGGCGGGGTCAACCTGCTCCGCGTGGACGCCGACACCCTCGGCTTCAGCGTCGACGAGGCCACCCGCCCCGAGGACCTCGCGGTCGTCGCGCGCGCGTTCGGCGCCGAGCTCGCCGAGGACGAGGGCGCATCCGGCGACCTGTCGTCGATCCCCGAGGCATCGATCCGCACGAGCGAGTACCTCACGCACGCCGTCTTCTCCACGCACCGCTCCGAGACCGGCATGATGCGGTACCTCAAGCGCCTCTCCGACAAGGACTACGCGCTCGACCGCGGCATGATCCCGCTCGGCTCCTGCACCATGAAGCTCAACGCGGCCACCGAGATGGAGGCGGTGACCTGGCCCGAGTTCCAGGCCATCCACCCCTTCGCGCCGGCCGACGACGTCGAGGGCTACCTCGAGCTGGTCCTCCAGCTCGAGACCTGGCTCGCCGACGTCACCGGCTACGACACCGTGAGCCTCCAGCCGAACGCCGGCAGCCAGGGCGAGCTCGCGGGCCTCCTCGCGATCCGCGGCTACCACCTCGCGAACGGCGACGACGCGCGGAACGTCTGCCTCATCCCGCAGAGCGCGCACGGCACGAACGCGGCCAGCGCCGTGCTGGCCGGCATGCGGGTCGTGGTCGTCGCGTGCGACGAGCTCGGCAACGTCGACCTCGACGACCTGCGCGCGAAGATCGCCGCCCACCGCGACGAGCTCGCCGGGCTCATGATCACCTACCCCTCCACCCACGGCGTCTACGAGCACGAGGTCGGCGCGATCTGCGAGGCCGTGCACGAGGCCGGCGGCCAGGTCTACGTCGACGGCGCGAACCTCAACGCGCTGCTCGGCTTCGCCCGGTTCGGCGACTTCGGCGGCGACGTCTCGCACCTCAACCTGCACAAGACGTTCTGCATCCCGCACGGCGGCGGCGGCCCCGGCGTCGGCCCGGTCGCGGCGAAGGCGCACCTCGCGCCCTTCCTGCCCGGCCACCCGCAGGCGCAGCGCAACGTGCACGCGCTCGTGCAGGGCGGCGTCGTCTCCACGATCGAGCACGGCGGCGCCCCGGTGTCGGCGGCTCCCTACGGGTCGCCGAGCATCCTCCCCATCAGCTGGGCCTACGTCCGGATGATGGGCGCGGAGGGCCTGAAGCAGGCGACCGGCGCCGCGGTGCTGTCGGCGAACTACATCGCCGCCCGCCTCCGCGACCACTACCCGGTGCTCTACGCGGGCGAGGACGGCCTGGTCGCGCACGAGTGCATCCTCGACCTCCGCCCGCTCACGGCCGCGACCGGCGTGACGGTGGACGACGTGGCCAAGCGCCTCGTCGACTACGGCTTCCACGCGCCCACGATGAGCTTCCCGGTGCCCGGCACGCTCATGGTCGAGCCCACGGAGAGCGAGGACCTCGCCGAGGTCGAGCGCTTCATCGCGGCGATGATCGGCATCAAGCAGGAGGCCGACTCGGTCGCCGCGGGCGAGTGGCCGGCCGACGACAACCCGCTCCGGAACGCGCCGCACACCGCCGAGTCGGTCATCGCGGGGGAGTGGACGCACGCGTACACGCGCGAGCGCGCCGTCTACCCCGTGTCGACCCTCGTGCGCGACAAGTACTGGCCGCCGGTGCGCCGGATCGACCAGGCCTACGGCGACCGCAACCTGTTCTGCGCCTGCCCGCCGCCGGAGGCCTTCGCCTGA